TGTCGTGGCGATCAGCTTCGCCCGTCAGATGGTCGAGCAGCTGCAGCTTCATCACTTCGGCGCACACGTTCGCCTGGACCAGGGTGGACGCATCGACCTCTTCGGCTGGTTTTCCTTGGGCGCGTTCCATGATCAGACCCAGAGCTGGCTCAAAGGGATCTTGTCCCAAATTCATCAGCGCCACGCGCGTGTCGGCAACCACGTGGAACCCGAGCCTCCTTGCATAGGCCACGGTTGCGAGATTGCGCATCGCTGTTTGCGGTTCTTCCCTGGAAATGCCCGTCAATCTGGCAACTACACTCCACTTATCCGGAGAGGGTGGCTCGTGGATAAGCGGCTTGAAAACCGCGCTCATCGCAGCTCCATCCGCGTTCCGGATCTCGACCTCGTACACCGTGTTGGAGCGGCCTTCTCCTAGCTCCCTCGGCGCCTGCAGCACCTGCGCGTTGGTGAAGGCAGGCATGGTGTCGTCCGTCATCTTCAGATTCAGCCGCGTGTACAGGCGATCAATCGACAGGCTGTCCAATACTTCATCCAGCAGTTGCCGATCGCTCATCAAAATGCCCTGGCCCAGAATTGCCTCTTCCAGGGCTTCGGCCATTTTTTTGACTGCAACCAATGGATCGATCTCGCCGGCGCGTGCGATCGCCAGCAGATCACTGCGCACCAGTGCCTCGAACGACTCCCTTCGCTCCCCTTGCATCGGTTTGGGAGCTCCATTGCGGATCACGCTCCATCGATCGGCCACGCTGACAGGTTGCTTTCTGGCCGCCCGCGCCTTCAGCCGCCTCATGGTTCGCCCCCCGTTGGGCAAGGCGGCCTGCAGTAGTTGCGTCAGTGCGTCGCGCCGGGCTTGCTTGCCCAGCCTGGCGGCTTCTTCCTGGCTTAGCTCCTCGGCTAACAATGCACCCAGCGTCTGGCGACGAGTCGGCGGGGGCTGCTGCAAAGGCAGCGGGTTGCTTACGGAAGGATGGAACTGGGTCTCGCACCGTGACCAATGGGCTGAAGGAAGGCTTTCCACCGCGGAGGTCCCTGGCAACCGACCTGCCCTAGCCGCTGGCACCGGGAGCACAGGGATACGGACTGGGGAACGCCGCTTAGCTGTGCCGTCAGGCCGCTTTGGCGCACGACCTAGTCCTGACCATTCCCCCGGTACCACTGGCGCGGCCGGCGGGCCGCCATGGTCTGTGCTTGCAGCATCGGAATGGGCTTTCGGAGCACTCCAGAACAATTTTCTCAGCACGACGATTCTCTCTCTTCCATTGAGGCGGCAGCCCTATTGGGTACAACCACGCCCCACGCTTGTATTTCACGATGCGTTTTTGCCGTCGCAACTTGGGATCGATCATCCCAACGCCATAACGGCGACGGCGGTGCGCCAAGGCGCCAAGGCGCCAGCGCAGTTCGAAATTATTGTCGTCGCGCAGGCAATAGCTCAGCGCACTGGTGCCAATGCCGATCGCTGCCAAGGTGCGGCGCTCGCTGGCACCACCCCCGATCCACGCGTGCACCGGCGCACGGTGCGCCAATGCGCTCACGACTTTTCTCGTCGCGCATCCTTGACCAGAACGTTGAATCGCTTGGCATCGGGCACGCTCATTACGGCGAGCCTTGCTACGCGACGGGGAGCAAAGACGCCCCACTGAAGCCATGGCGCCCGCATAGGTCCTTGATCGCGACGCCCGCGTCGGCTTCGCGCAGAAGCCTGATGATCTGTTCTACGGGGAAAACGCTTCTTCACGTCAACTTCCTCGGAGTAGGAAATCAGACTCCAAACCGGGTCGCTAGTCGAATCGGGGGGATGTCGGGTTCACTTGCGCGGGCGGATGGCGGGCTCCTCCATCGACCTACCACCTAAACCCGTTGCCACGCCAGGCAGCATCTGCATAATTTTCTTTCTCGATTGTGCAGTACATAATCTTATCGAACGACTTTGAGGATAGTGCTGAGGATTGATATCTGGTGCTTGGGTCGCCAACCGAAACGCGTTCGTTGAAAAATTTGCTTGTATCCACATAGGCATCAATATGCCTTAGGAGCGGCTGCCCAATTTCAGGTGCGCCTCTCTGCTCAAGAAGATATTTATTGACATTCTCAGTCGATACTGGGCTTACGTTGGCAAGTGCAGCGGTCGCTCTGGCATCTGGCTGAGCCCGTGGAGGCCGTTGGAACAAGGGAGTAGGCTGCGGATTTAAGCCTTTTGATTGGTCTAACGTCATTGCTGTTGGATGTGTCACCCACGCATCCACAACGACCGTATCTTTCTCGCCCCACGTGGGGTCACGGGGATCACCAATCAGCACGTAAGCATGGTCTTCATCTGCGTCGCTTACTCGAAGTAGAGGCGCATTGAGTGAGCTGGCCGCCAATAGCGTATAACCCACATTTGCATGTTCGTTGCAGTTTCCGGCTTGGTAAGCTACAGCCCTACCCGCATTCTGAATGGGATCCTGGTTATACTCATTGTCTCGCAGCATCGCCCGCCTTGCCCATGACTCTCCTTGGGTGTAACTGATGTCAGTTTTCTGGTTACCTGCACCATAAGGTAGCAAGTACTTCACTTTCAGCACTGCATCTTCAGCGAGCTTCAAGTTTTGCATAGTGGAGGCGTTTACTTCCTTCTTTTTCGAACTGAACTTACTCAACCCGAGGAACTCAGGAGCTGTATATTCATGAAGTTTGACAATGGACTCTTGATCGAAGCCTGCCAAGCCATTGGGTGAATGGGATTCGTGTAAGCCATTGGAACGATGGATCTTTGGCATGTCAACGTCCTGGATACGGGACGGCAAGTCTGATCCTCTTGGCACTTTAAGATTTCTCGAAGAGCGAACCTTTATTTTCATGTGCGAAATAAGCGAGTTAATCGACCGTCGTTCTGGACGTCGTCTAACGCGCGATGGAGCATAAGGGTGGGCTAATCAGTGCCACTCAAGGACAAGGAAAAATCGGATCCACCGCCGCATCGCCGATGCACGCTGGGGAGCAGTGCGGAGATTCGGAGCAATAACCATCCGTTCGCATCTTTTTGCGCAGAGCCGGATCGGTTCTGACTTACTTGTTGTCCCCGCGCTTTTGTCGACGAATATGCGGACATTCATTTACAAAAAACTAGACAGGGCGAGCGCACTCATACTCATTGGCAGCCCGACCACATGCTTCAGAAGGATCCTCTTCGAGATCTTTTCGAAGGGGCGAAAGCGCCACCTTTAATCGCGGAAGCTGGCAGAAAATCGGGGCTATTCCTAATCCTTCGATTGACTAATTGTGCGCTGGCAGGGCAATCGGCAGTATTCAGCAATTATTTTCAGTTGCTGGCGACGTGATTAATAATTGTCAATAGAGCGCAGCGAACAGTTAATCAGTGACGGCGTTACGAACGCCAGAAGAAAAGGAAGAAATCATGCATCGTGTCGAAATGATCAAGCAGCGCTCTATAGAGTTGGCTGAGTCGACGAACCTTGCCATTGTGCCGACAGACTCCGCGACGGCAACAAACACTACTGGCGGCCGCCCTGCTAAGCAGTCGCCGCAACTACACGGACTTGCCGCCAGGCCCCCCAAGCCCGTAAGGCAGACCGTTGTGGGTTCGTCTGATGTGTTGCCGGGGCCATCAAGCCCTGTGTTATTACCCGCGGCTGCCATGCAGCTTCAGTGCATTGACCCAGGCGAAATGCTGAGAAAAGCGCTTAGCAAGGCCAAGATCTTTAGAGATGTGATCGGCAGTAACGAAGGCCCGCAGGGACAACGAGGGGCTACGTCAAAAGTGGTCCCGGAACAGAAGGTCAAGCTATCGCTGGCTGCCATGAAGTCTGCCCGCGAAGGATTGCAGGCAGTCGACGATTTGAAGGTGCAGGGGCGGTTGCAGTCTAAAGCCGCAGTGGAGCACGAACATGCATTGTTGACGCTTCTCGGAACGTCCGCTGCAGTCGGTTATGCAGCACGTGACGAACTGCTGGAAGACAAGTGGATGCAGCAATTTGACATCATTCAGCCGATTGAGCCCGCGATCGGCGCCACTATTGTGCAGGCGGAGCTGCACAATAGTGATGTTGAGCGTCAGCAAACCGAAGAGTGGCAGGGGTATTTGAGCGAAATCGAACAGTACCGGGGAGCAATGGATGAGTTGCTGAGACGCATGAAGGCGCCGGATACACACAAGAAAATACGCGAAAATGTCTCAGCCATGGTGCCGTTGATCAGGACCAATCTGGGTTTTTGCCATGAAACGATGCAGTCAATCCGGAGTCTGCTCGTCGATATCCATCGTCTGCAGCTGGAGCGTCAGGTCGAGGCCAAGGGCATGCCGGAAGTCATGGCTAGATTGCACGAATTGGACGAGGCCAAGAACTACCGCGGCGATGACGTAGCAGCGGCGTTTTCGGCGCTGAGCCAAGTCGTGATCGAATCGATATGTCCCTCGGAAGCCGGCGTTGCATTGACTCCGCAGGTGGTGGCACAACACAAAGACGTTCTTGAGGACTATGCAGAGCACTTTGGGCGCATCGGTCTGAAGCTATGCGTGGATGTCGCCGCTCTCATTGAGAATGATTGTGACGATCATATCTGGAGATCGATGCTCGATTTGGCGCAGGCACTGACCGATTATCGACAGTGTGTGCTTGACCTCACCAGTTCCGTTGTCGCCGGAAAGCGCGAGGTCGTCACGTCGCCATCTGCAACGATCGAGCAGCTGCCCGTGCCGAGGGCGTCGCCGAGACCGGCCAGCAAGCATCGCAAGCCGGTCAATCGAGCGGCCGAAGAGTCTAGCCTAGTCCCTGCACCTCCTGCCATCTTGAGCGATAAACGGACGCTTGCACAAAAACAAGCGGATGCGCTGTTGAAGAGCATTCCGCTGGAACGATCCATGGTGAACGAACTGGACGCGGACTTCATGCTGATTGCGAAAATGCTGGGAAGGGACACCAGCAGCGTCGGCAGTATGATGCATCGCTCCGGGCAAGATGCGGCGATTGCTTTCACGTTCGTACGCGCGTCGGTCCGGGACTGGTTCGCAAGGGATCGGTTGCTGCAGACAAAGGCGAAACTGTCGCCAGAAGACGATCGGGTTGCCCAACTCACCGAGCGTTTGCAGCTGGTGGACATGATCGAGCAGCGTGTGCGGATCCGCGAAGCAGATGCGCTGAAGAGCGACCCGCAGCCCCGTTCGCCGCATCTTTCGCGCTTGCTGAAGATGAGCGAGGTTGCCCGCGTAACTTCACCAATTCGATTACCCTCCGACCACGACAATGGAGATCGCGGCACGCTGTTTGAGATACGTATCGACCACGCACCGTTGTCCAACGGCAAGCGCCCTGCGCCATGGTTCGTACACCTGCATACTGCCGAGCCGGTGACGGCGGACGCGTTGCCTACCCTAGGCTACAAGGCTTTTAACGCCGTCCATCTGAAAACGGCAAGAGAGAAAAATCTAGGGAAGCGCTGGGAGATGCTCATGCGAGCGCTCGGTCATGCCGATGCGAAGGTACACCGCTCCACGATCGATTCGGCGCTGCTCGCCTCGTTGTTGCACATGCGAAGTGGTGTGAAGCCACATTCGGATAGTTCTCAGACCAGTAGTGGCGCCTGTATCAGCCTCCCGTAAGATTGATCCAGTTTGAGTTAGGGAAACTCTGAACAACGCACCACAGATACGCGACACTACCCGCCTCATGTTGAGGAGTGATCCATGCAACTGACGTTCGGTGACGCTGAGGGCCTGGGCAAGCGCAAGCAGACCCGGCGCGAGATCTTTCTGGCCGAGATGGAGCAGGTGGTTCCGTGGCAGCAACTGCTCGGGCTGGTCGCGCCGCACTATCCCGTGTCGGGCCGGCCAGGTCGGCAGCCATACGCACTGGCGACGATGTTGCGGATTCATCTGCTGCAGCAGTGGTATGCGCTGAGCGATCCGGCGATGGAAGAAGCGCTGCACGAGATCCCGACCTTGCGGCGCTTTGCCCAGCTCGGTGGCTTGGACAACGTTCCGGACGAGACCACGATTCTCAACTTTCGGCGCCTGCTGGAGACCCATGGCCTTGCCGCGCGGATGCTGGAAGCGGTCAACGCGCATCTGGCACGCAAGGGGCAGAGCCTGCGGTCGGGCACGATCGTCGATGCGACGCTGATCGCTGCACCCAGTTCGACCAAGAATGCCGACCATGCGCGCGACCCCGAGATGCATCAGACCAAGAAAGGTAATCAGTGGTATTTCGGGATGAAGGCGCACATCGGCGTGGATGAATTTTCCGGGCTGGTGCACCACGTCCATTGCACAGCCGCCAATGTCGCCGACGTCACGGTGACGCACACGTTGCTGCATGGCAAAGAAGACAGCGTGTTCGGCGA
The nucleotide sequence above comes from Xanthomonas campestris pv. campestris str. ATCC 33913. Encoded proteins:
- the xopP gene encoding type III secretion system effector XopP, giving the protein MHRVEMIKQRSIELAESTNLAIVPTDSATATNTTGGRPAKQSPQLHGLAARPPKPVRQTVVGSSDVLPGPSSPVLLPAAAMQLQCIDPGEMLRKALSKAKIFRDVIGSNEGPQGQRGATSKVVPEQKVKLSLAAMKSAREGLQAVDDLKVQGRLQSKAAVEHEHALLTLLGTSAAVGYAARDELLEDKWMQQFDIIQPIEPAIGATIVQAELHNSDVERQQTEEWQGYLSEIEQYRGAMDELLRRMKAPDTHKKIRENVSAMVPLIRTNLGFCHETMQSIRSLLVDIHRLQLERQVEAKGMPEVMARLHELDEAKNYRGDDVAAAFSALSQVVIESICPSEAGVALTPQVVAQHKDVLEDYAEHFGRIGLKLCVDVAALIENDCDDHIWRSMLDLAQALTDYRQCVLDLTSSVVAGKREVVTSPSATIEQLPVPRASPRPASKHRKPVNRAAEESSLVPAPPAILSDKRTLAQKQADALLKSIPLERSMVNELDADFMLIAKMLGRDTSSVGSMMHRSGQDAAIAFTFVRASVRDWFARDRLLQTKAKLSPEDDRVAQLTERLQLVDMIEQRVRIREADALKSDPQPRSPHLSRLLKMSEVARVTSPIRLPSDHDNGDRGTLFEIRIDHAPLSNGKRPAPWFVHLHTAEPVTADALPTLGYKAFNAVHLKTAREKNLGKRWEMLMRALGHADAKVHRSTIDSALLASLLHMRSGVKPHSDSSQTSSGACISLP
- a CDS encoding IS5-like element IS1646 family transposase gives rise to the protein MQLTFGDAEGLGKRKQTRREIFLAEMEQVVPWQQLLGLVAPHYPVSGRPGRQPYALATMLRIHLLQQWYALSDPAMEEALHEIPTLRRFAQLGGLDNVPDETTILNFRRLLETHGLAARMLEAVNAHLARKGQSLRSGTIVDATLIAAPSSTKNADHARDPEMHQTKKGNQWYFGMKAHIGVDEFSGLVHHVHCTAANVADVTVTHTLLHGKEDSVFGDSGYTGADNREELQDCKAAFFIAARRSTLQAIGNKRERAREQRWEHFKASVRAKVEHPFRVIKRQFGYTKVRYRGLAKNTAQVLTLFALSNLWMKRKQLLPAMGSVRL